A stretch of the uncultured Bacteroides sp. genome encodes the following:
- the prfB gene encoding peptide chain release factor 2 (programmed frameshift): MITIEQLKDVKERTDALRRYLDIDSKLIEVEEEQLRTQAPGFWDDAKAAEAQMKKVKGIQGWIDGYNEMKTLADELELAFDFYKDELVTEQEIDQDYAKAIENLENLELKNMLREEADQLGCILKINSGAGGTESQDWASMLMRMYMRWAEANKYKLTVVNILEGDEAGIKTVTMQVEGDYAYGYLKGENGVHRLVRVSPYNAQGKRMTSFASVFVTPLVDDSIEIEINPADYTWDTFRSGGAGGQNVNKVETGVRIRYNYTDPDTGETREILIENTESRSQGDNRENALRLLRSQLYDLALQKKMALQAKVEAGKKKIEWGSQIRSYVFDDRRVKDHRTNFQSSDVGGVMDGKIDGFIKAYLMEFAGESQE, encoded by the exons ATGATAACTATCGAACAACTTAAAGACGTGAAAGAGCGCACTGATGCGCTGAGGAGGTACCTT GACATCGACAGCAAATTAATTGAGGTTGAAGAAGAGCAATTAAGAACTCAGGCACCAGGTTTCTGGGATGATGCGAAAGCTGCCGAGGCTCAGATGAAGAAAGTAAAAGGAATTCAGGGATGGATTGATGGCTACAACGAAATGAAGACTCTGGCTGACGAGCTGGAACTGGCTTTTGATTTTTATAAAGATGAGCTGGTAACGGAACAGGAGATTGACCAGGATTATGCGAAAGCGATCGAGAACCTGGAAAATCTGGAACTGAAAAATATGCTTCGTGAAGAAGCTGATCAGTTGGGTTGTATCCTTAAGATAAATTCAGGAGCAGGTGGAACGGAAAGTCAGGACTGGGCTTCCATGCTGATGCGTATGTATATGCGTTGGGCTGAAGCAAATAAGTACAAGCTTACAGTAGTTAACATTCTTGAAGGTGATGAAGCTGGAATCAAAACGGTTACCATGCAGGTTGAGGGAGATTATGCTTACGGTTACCTCAAAGGAGAAAATGGTGTTCACCGTCTAGTACGTGTATCGCCTTACAATGCTCAGGGAAAACGTATGACCTCTTTTGCTTCTGTCTTCGTGACTCCATTGGTAGATGACTCCATTGAAATTGAAATTAACCCTGCTGATTATACCTGGGATACCTTCCGTTCGGGTGGTGCAGGTGGACAGAACGTAAATAAAGTTGAAACAGGTGTTCGTATCCGTTATAATTATACGGATCCAGATACCGGAGAGACACGTGAAATCCTGATTGAAAATACAGAAAGTCGTTCGCAGGGAGACAACCGTGAAAATGCATTGCGATTACTTCGCTCACAGTTATATGACCTGGCTCTTCAGAAGAAGATGGCTTTACAGGCAAAGGTGGAGGCTGGAAAGAAAAAGATTGAATGGGGTTCGCAGATTCGTAGTTATGTATTTGATGACCGTAGGGTGAAAGATCACCGTACAAACTTCCAGTCATCTGATGTGGGAGGAGTTATGGATGGTAAGATTGACGGTTTTATCAAAGCATATCTGATGGAGTTTGCAGGAGAATCTCAAGAATAA